A window of Phyllobacterium sp. T1293 contains these coding sequences:
- the aztA gene encoding zinc ABC transporter ATP-binding protein AztA, with amino-acid sequence MTDQCLTFRDLTLGYRSHPAVHHLNGVVERGSLTAVVGANGSGKSTLMKGIVGVLKPMSGSVVVEKGVRVAYLPQQSELDRSFPARVIDLVSLGLWPKRGLLGRFTSDDREQVSRALMGVGLGGFEKRPIDSLSGGQLQRALFARVLVQDADLILLDEPFNAIDAKTVGDLIALIKRWHGEKRTIMVVVHDLDLVREHFPETLLLARKPIAWGASKETLRPENLLHARQFHEAWAEGAPWCEDDETSSPVDHHGHDHAHGHDHKHHAHNDDHDRDRVNGA; translated from the coding sequence ATGACTGACCAATGCCTGACCTTTCGTGACCTTACCCTTGGGTATCGCAGTCACCCGGCGGTTCACCACCTGAATGGTGTGGTTGAGCGCGGTTCGCTCACGGCTGTCGTTGGTGCGAATGGTTCGGGCAAGTCGACGCTCATGAAGGGCATTGTCGGCGTTCTCAAGCCGATGTCCGGTTCGGTTGTGGTGGAGAAGGGCGTCCGGGTCGCCTATCTGCCGCAGCAGTCGGAACTTGACCGGTCCTTTCCGGCGCGTGTCATTGATCTTGTTTCGCTCGGGCTTTGGCCCAAGCGCGGCCTGCTTGGCCGCTTTACATCAGATGATCGAGAGCAGGTTTCCAGGGCTCTGATGGGGGTTGGGCTGGGGGGCTTTGAAAAGCGCCCTATCGACAGTCTGTCGGGCGGGCAGTTGCAGCGTGCTCTGTTTGCCCGGGTGCTGGTGCAGGATGCAGACCTGATCCTGCTGGATGAGCCATTCAACGCCATTGATGCCAAGACGGTCGGCGATCTCATCGCCCTGATCAAGCGCTGGCATGGCGAGAAGCGCACCATCATGGTCGTTGTGCATGACCTTGATCTGGTGCGGGAACATTTTCCCGAGACACTGCTGCTGGCGCGCAAGCCCATCGCATGGGGTGCTTCCAAAGAGACGCTTCGCCCTGAGAATCTGCTGCATGCGCGGCAATTCCACGAAGCATGGGCGGAAGGTGCGCCCTGGTGTGAGGATGACGAGACATCGTCGCCGGTGGATCATCATGGTCACGATCATGCGCATGGGCATGACCACAAGCACCACGCGCATAATGATGATCATGACCGTGACCGCGTGAACGGGGCATGA